CCTCGTGGATAGGAGGGTTTGATCTGCCGCCTCTGGCGATTCTCAGTATGGTGGTCATGGTCTATTTTATCGGTGGCTGTTTCATGGATTCCCTGGCCCTGGTAATGCTGACAGTACCGATTTTCTTTCCCCTTATTCTTGGCCTTGGTTATGACCCGATCTGGTTTGGTATCATCATTGTCATGGTAACGGAGATGGGAGTTATTACGCCACCTGTGGGAATCAATGTTTATGTGGTTTACGGTGTGGCAAGAAGTCTTCCCGGTGGAGGAATGGCCCTGGAATCAATCTTCCGTGGTATTGCACCCTTTATGATCGCTGTCCTGCTGGGGACCATTATTCTTGCCATTTTCCCTCAGATTATCCTGGTCTTGCCCAATATGATGTACTGACGGCTAAAATGGATATTTCCTGATTAGTCGTTTATCTGGTTGCCTGTGCAGCCAGACATGATGAATGAAAAAGCCGCGAAAACTATTTTGGGTCGCGGCTTTTTTTTTTCATCAGGAAAACCAGGTTGGGAATTTACCGGAATCAATGATGTTTCCGATTTTATTTCCGGTAGGTTGTTGAAAACACAATTAATAAATTTGTAACCCTGTGGGGCGTCCGCAGATAATACACTCGAACTTATTGATAGAGTTCTATATAATCAAAGTGCTCAAAAAGAGCAGGCTGCATCAGACGAACGCTTATGGATTCAGGATTTAATCAGTTGGATCTTCAAGTAAATGTCTGATCATTTTCTGTAACTCCTGAAGTTGGTATGGTTTCTTTAGAAAACCTGCCAGGCCTTTTCCAACGAATTTCTGTGAGACGTCTTGTTCATTGTAGCCACTGCAGATGATAACTTTCACTTTTGGGTCGATTTTTCTCAATTCGCGGAAAGCTTCTTCTCCGTCCATATGGGGCATGGTTAAATCCATCAATACAAAACTGATTTTCCTGTGATGTTGTCTGAAAACAGTCAATGCCTCTTTGCCATCATGGGCGGTGAGAATTTCAAAACCAAAGTCACGAAGCATGGCCTTTCCTATGTCGCGTACTATTTCTTCATCATCAACTAAGAGAACCATTCCACTGGCACTCAGGGACTGATATCGGGAGTAATCGCAGGTTTTACAGGTACAAGAGTGCTGGAAGGCAGCAGTACCTTGAATGTACTGCCCTTGTCGACTTCCGAGTATATCTTAATAGCTCCTCCATGGCCACGGACAATGCCGAGGACTGCTGCCATGCCGAGTCCTCGCCCGGTAAATTTTGTACTGAAAAAGGGTTCAAAGATCCGCAGCATCGTTTCCTGTGTCATTCCACAGCCTGTGTCAGCCACCTCGAAAAATACATAACGACCTGGAGACAGATCCGCTTCAAGCTGGACGTTCTGCAAATAGGAACGGTCACATTCCATGACCCCGGTTGAAATGGCAATTACACCATTTTCATCACCAATGGCATCAGAACCATTGATGACAAGGTTCATGACGATCTGGCGCAGTTGTGTGGCGTCGGCTTCAACGCTGGGAAGATCACGAGCAAGATCGTACCGGAGTATTGCCTTTTTACTGACAGAAACCGAGAGAATATGCATCATTTCACTGATTATGCCTGAAATATCCAATGGTTCTATGACAAATTTACCCTTGCCGGAATAGGCCAGCATCTGGTTTGCAAGATCGGCAGCCCGGCCCGCTGCCATGTTAATCTGGCGAAGATTCTCCAAAGCCGGTGATTCCGTAGAAAGACGCTGCTGTGCGAGTTCACAGTGGCCAATTACAGCTGTCAGAATATTATTGAAATCATGGGCTATGCCCCCTGCAAGGACCCCGAGACTCTCAAGTTTCTGAACCTGAAGCATTTGCTTTTCAAAGGCTTTCTTTTTTTCCATGGCGTGGATCTGTTCTGTAATATCACGGGTCACTGACAGAATACAGGGGGTGTCATCAATTTCAATGACCCTGGCAGACATCAATCCAATGACAATATGTCCGTCCTTATGTTTAAATTCGGCCTTCAGATCCGTAACTTCACCATGAGCAGTTATATCAGCAATCAATTTTTTCCGATCTTCACTATTACGCCAGATATCAAGATCACCAGGGGTTGTTCTATGACCTACGGCTTCTTCAGATGTCCAGCCCAATGTTTCGGTAAATCCCTATTGACTTCGAGGTACAGACCGTCCTCCAGCCGACTGAGAACAATGACATCAGGACTGAGTCGAAAAACGCGGGAGAACTTTTCCTCGGAAACGCGTAAGGCTTTATCCGCCTCTTTTCTCTCCGAGATATCACGGAAAAAACTGTGATATGTACCGTCAGGCATCATTCTGCTGTTCATTTCGACAGAGACCATGGAGCCATCCCTGCGGGTGAGCAATCGCTCTGTTATAACAGTTTTTCCCTGTCTGAGCCGGTCATATCTCAAGGGTGCTCGCCGGCGCTCTTCCTGGGAAAATAATTGTGACATATTCATGGACAGTAATTCCGGGTTTGAATAACCGGTTAAGGTGGAGGCTCTCTGGTTGGCGTAAATAATGTTGCCCCCTGGATCCCCGCAGAAAATGGCATCTACACCGTATTCAATCAGATTTTGAAAAAGATCTGTTTTCTTTTTCAATTCCTGAAGGGATTCTTTGAGATGCTGATTTTTCAGCTCCAGCGCATGAATCTGTCGGGCAAATGTTTTAAGTAAGTTTTTACTCTCGACCATGGAGAAGTTCCTTTTTCAGTCAACTATTCAGTGAAACCACGATTCTGTACATGGCAGGGGGAGCCTTCGGTTATGACCGGCAGGTTTTCTCCGGTAATCAATGCTTTTCAAAAGACACATCTGCTGGGATACACGAATCACATATAAGAAGAACTGGTTCGTGTCACGGAAGCAACAATTATTTTTTTATCCCTTCGAGCTATCCTGCATTCCTTGTCAGTTCAGGCAGTGTCTGCTCCAGGATTTCCGGAGTCTGTAATCACCTTGCAGTAACCTGCAATACCATGTATTTGCAGCTTAACATACTGTAAAAATACCTCATCCTGGACTGAGCTTCGGGGAACTTTATGTCAATTTTACAACAGTTTCTGCCTTGCTGACTTTTTGAATGCATAAAATCACATCAAAATTAACACAATGTTTATGAGAAATGCGGTCTATGCACTTCCGGCAATGGTGTATGGCAGGGAGGTTGAATGGAACACTCTGATTGTGCAGAAAACTCAGTTTGGCAGATGGGGTGTATGGTCAAATAAACTGAGTTGTATGGGGACTGAAAAGAAGTGAAGCCACAAATGAAAGGTGTCAGTTACGGCTTCGCTTTCCTGGTAGAAAATAATAGTGACCAGTATTTACAGTCAAAATAGTGTAGAAGATAGCGTCGCCTGGACTGATCCTGGGTGAACATTGTGTCAATTTTGCTTAAGCATTGATAGTTGGTGCCTGTCCATAAATGGACTTTTTTCCCAATTCCTGTGTCGCTATGAAAAATAAAAATGCTCACATATGCCTAATATGCTGAGCTTTTTATTTTTCTATGCTCCTCGGAGTCTGCGCTCACCTGAACTCGAACAAAAAATCTCATTTCTGGACAGACACTGGTTGGCTCATTGTTTGTATTCTGCAGTTATTCTCAAAATTGATACAATGTTCATGAGAAATGCGGGCTATCCTTTTTCAAACCGGAAAGTCTGATCCGGATCGATTACGGCCAGAACACGGATGGCACAACCTTCACCTCCCTGCCAGCGCCAGGGAAAGGCCATAAAAGTACAGCGCTTGCCGGTTACTTTGTTCAGATCGCCACCCACGTTTTCAATACCGGGAATGCTTCCCTTGACCATCAGGGTTTTATGTCCTGCTTCCCAGTCGGGAAAATCTTCCTTGGGATCACGGCCGAAATATTCCTTATACTCTTCAATGAGGTGTGGATGGGTTGGGCCAAGACCGTGATCCACAAGTTTTGTGGCCATGGGATGGTCATTTGCCTGCACATCGTATCCGACCATTTTCACTTTTTTGTCCACAAGCCACTGGGCACCATCCCTGTAAATTCCAGGGGAATAGGCATAGTATTCATCGGTATCAGCCATCTTGGTGTGCATTCCCGTGTTGATCATGACAATGTCACCTTCACGGATTTTCGGGCGGGCATTTTCCAGGTCTTCGGCGGTAATGACTTCCCATTTTTTCTTGGGAATTGAAACGGCGACACCGGTTCCAAAGAATCGCCAGAGGGGATAGCCCATGAGGCAGGGAGTGTTTTCAGTAACATGCAGGGGAGCATCCATATGAGTACCCCTGTGCATGATACCTTCAAATTCTGTCATATAAACGCCGTCTTTGGCATGGAATTTTTTCACATGGACATTGATACCGGGAGTGGATGGCCATTCCGGCATATGATGTCCCCACGGCTGACTCAGATTGTATATCTGTAAACTCATTATTTTCTCCTCCTGACTATTCTGATTTTCCGGGTTCAATCCTGCAGTTGCCGGTGGGGTCGGTGATGGCGACGAATCGAACCTGGCATGCATCACCGTGTTTCCAGTTCCAGGGCGCGGCGTAAAGGGTGGCCCGTTTGCCCACCATGGTTTTAACATCGCCACCCACCTGTTCAATAGTGGGAATACCTGCGGCCAGGATAGTCTTGTGGGCAATATTCCATTCAGGATGTTCTTTCTTTGGATCAAGCCCGGTTTCATCCTCGTATTTCGCAGTGAGCCGGTTCATCAGCGGCCCACCGCGATGCGGGCCGAGGGAAGTCGCCAGGGGGTGGTCTATCTGGGGTGTATCCATGGCCACCAGCTTGCAACCTTTATCAACAAGCCATTGGGCGCCTTCTTTGGAAAGTCCCGGAGATTCCCCGAAATATTCCAGGCTGTCGGAGTATTTTTCATGCCAGCCTGTAACGATGACAACAAAATCATTTTCCTGGATTACCGGAGTTGCCTTTTCCAGGTCTGCGGCTGTGACCAGTTCCCATCTTTTTTTGGGGATATCGAGAATAACGCCGTTTCCAAAAAAGTGTTCCAGGGGAATATCCGCTGCCCCGGCACCTTTCTGAATGAGATGCAGGGGGCTGTTCATGTGGGTTCCGGAATGCATGATCATTTTCAGCCGTTGGGCCATAACACCATGCTGAGCATGTTTGACCGAACGGTACATGATGACATCGGGAATACCTGGCATGGAAGGCGCGTTATGCCCCCACAGGTGACTGAGTTCGACCATTTGTAACCCACTGTAAGGGTCTGTTGTAACTGCTGTCATAATTTTCCTCTCCAAGATGCAGTATCAGGGGGTAACCTGAGTACTTATCCTTTGTTATCCCGTTTGCCGGGGTGAAAATGGTATCAAGGTAGTTTGTAAAGTTATCCAACCGAGGATAATTGTATGTAATCGTGATCGGTTCTCAGGCCGACCAGAACAGAAATCTGTCGGAAGATGTCAATTTGTAAAAAAAAGGTGTGTACTGGCATTCCGCCAGGGTTTGCCGATTATTATTGCCGGAACTGTATGAATGAGTGGCAGATAATACACTGTTTTAGTGCCTTACTCCTGAATTTCTGTCATAAAAAATAAGAAATCAGGGAAGGTGTTTTGAAATTAAATAGTTAGATTTATTTCCAAGGCACTTGTATCCCCTTGTGGGGTGTTAGCCCCCATTTCTCAGAGACAGTTCCGTATGTTGGAATTGACAAACTTCTATATGAAACTAATATTACACCCGCAATGGTTGAAGTCAAGGATAAATTGTATGTAATAATTTATGTTTTGTATTGTTGTTTTTGTGCTAATGACGTAATGTTAGCAGGGTTGATTTCCGACCGGGGAACAGCTGATAATATGATGTGCAGAGGGTTTTGAAACAGGAGAAAGTCAGGACGTTTTATGGATGAAACAGGATTATATGATTGTCCGATGCCCGAGACCTTCAGGGACAAAGCGGGCATGCTTGTATTTCTCGCCTGGCTTTTTTATCTTGGTTTTGTTGCCAGAATGCTGTTTGCACCGCTCATGCCAGAAATTGAGGCGGAACTGGGAATCAGTCACAGTGATGCGGGGATGCTGTTTCTTATGATGTCTTCGGGATATCTGCTTGCACCCCTCTGTTCAGGTTTCATTTCCTCGAGAATTGAACATCTCGGCACCCTGAAATTGTCGGCGTGGCTCACGGGTCTGGCTTTGCTCCCTTTCAGTTTTATAACTACCCGTGAAGGCATTGGATTGCTGTTGATGATTGTGGGATTTGCGGGTTCGCTCCACCTGCCTTCCGCGATTGCAACAATTACTGCAGAAATCCAGAGGTCAGACTGGGGAAAAGGTCTCAGTGTTCATCAGCTGGCCCGCCGTTGAGTTTTGTTTCAGCACCCTTGATTGTCGCAACCCTTCTGCAGTGGTTTACCTGGCGAACGATTTTACTGATTTGGGCCGGAATTGCCCTAATTACTGCATTTGTTTACACCATGAAAGGGAAGGGTGGTGCTTTTCCAGGAAAGGAAATCACAATAAAAAATGCGAAGGAAGTTGGGAGTAATCCCTCCTTCTGGATTATGGTCCTGCTTTTTGCCATGGCGGTTGGAGGAAATGCAGGAATTTTTGCAATGCTGCCTCTTTTTTTTGTCACAGAGCGGGGCTTTGATCTTACTTCGGCCAATATAATCATTGGACTCTCCCAGTTATCCGGAATTTTATTTGTTTTTCTTGCCGGCTGGTTGACTGATCGTGTCGGGCAGAAAACAGTAATGGCGGCAACACTTTTTTTCACAGCAATACTGACAATTCTGCTGGCTGTTGTGAAAGGGAAAATGCTGGTGATTGTTCTTTTTTTGCAGCCGGCTGTACTTTCCGCATTTTTTCCGGCAGGGTTTGCGGCAATTTCACGTACAGCACTTCCGGCCCTGCGCAGTGTGACCAACAGCCTGGGGCCGCCTTTGTCCTTTTTGCTTGGGGGAGGGTTGATGCCTGTGATAATAGGGTATATGGCCGAGTCATACTCGTTTTCTTCAGGGATTCTCTTAGCTGGCTGTTTTATGATGATGGGGCCTTTGTGTGTTTTTTTCCTGAGGCTGGGCGAAAGTGACGAACTGGATGGATGTTGAAAGAAGATGTATATTCAATAAAGAGAGATTATTTCAGTTATGGCCACCTTGGGATATTGTTTTTTCGTCCGATAGCTGTGTCACAGGAAATTGTAAAATGCTCACAAGCAATTAATATGCTGCGCTTGTTAATTTTCCTGTTTTTTGACCTTGAACGAAAATTCTAATTATTCAAGGCACCCTTATATAATCAATGGGAGAGAAGAAAAATGTTACAACCGATTCAGTCTATTCTTTTTGCAACCGATCTTACGGAAAACTGCCAGGCTGCTTATGATTTTACCTTGGCCCTGGCAACACAGTTTAAAGCCACCATTTACCTGCTGCATGTAATTGAACCTCTGCCTGAAAATCTTGATGGGCGTTTGAAAACCCTGCTTGGAAAACACCAGTGGGAAGATATGGTTCATTCACAGCAGACCAATGTTCGTCGTTCACTGCTTGGTAAAAAATCCACGAATGTTGTTGTGCGGGAAGCGTTGACCAAGTTTTGTAATAACAGTGGCATTGATGAGAGTGAATGTGACTTCCAGTCTCGGGAAATAATCATCAGCGATGGTGATGTGGAAGAGGAAATTCTCAAACATGCCCGGGAAAATGAATGTGATCTTATTGTGCTTGGTGCCCATAAAACTGTATTTTCAAAAACGTCAGTAGGCAGCAAGACAAAAAATGTTCTTAAACAGGCCGGGGTTCCGGTTACGGTAGTTCCTCCGAGAGATTAACAGTTTTTAAAAGGAAAAATGACAGGAAACCGGACAATTAAATTGTATGCATTGACGACCTGCAGTCATTGCCGTGCAATAAAAGAAATGTTTGAAACTGAAGGTATTACATTTGACTATGTGGATGTCGATCTTTTAAGAGGGAAGGAGCGCAGGGAAATGATCGAGGAGGTCAGAAAGTATAACAGGAGGTGTTCCTTTCCGACATTGCGGGTGGATGACAAAGTTATAGTCGGATACAGGGAAAAGGAGATAAGGGAGGCGCTGGCTGCTGGATGAAAGCTGAAAACCTTTTGGAAAATTTGCGGGAATTTCAGGAGAAACAGGGGTATTTTTTTAACAGGAACAGGGAATTGACCCTTGATCTGTTAAGAGGCCTGTTGAGCAACAGGGAGCGATATGGCTATATGTCATGTCCCTGTCGTCTTGCCTCCGGAGATTATGAGAATGACAGGGATATTATCTGTCCCTGTGAATATCGTGAGCAGGATGTTGCAGAATATGGCAGCTGTTACTGCAATTTGTATGTTGCGGAAAACTATAAAAAAGATGGAGAATCTGAAGTTGTAGTTCCGGAAAGAAGACCGGTTGAGAAGATGTGTTGACGCGTCTGTTCTACTTGGTTAGTGCCTGTCCATAAATGGCCTTTTTGCCCGATTTCTGAGTCGCTACGAAAAATAAAAATGCTCTCATATGCCTAATATGCTGCGCTTTTTATTTTTCTATGCTCCTTGAACTCGAACAAAAAAATCTCATTTCTGGACAGACACGTTAAGTCCTGAAATGATGAGCGAACGCCCGTAGGGCGGTGAGTGTTAAAAAGATAATGTTAGGTTCGGAGGGAAGTAAGATGAAAACGGCAAGGCCGGGTTCAACTGTGACCATAGAATTTGTAATCAGGCTCGATGATGGCAGTGTTGTCGGAGAGGTTGGGAAAAAAAATACACTGAAATTCACCCTCGGTGAAGGAAAGCTGCTGAAAGGTCTGGAAGAAAATATCATTGGTATGGAGAAAGGCGAAAGCAAAAATATCGTACTTTCGCCCCAGGAAGGATATGGAGAGTATAATAAAGAACTGGTATTACGCCTTGAACGGGATAAAATTCCTGATGATGTGGAACTGAAGGTCGGCAGGACTATTCAATACCAGAACAGGGATGGAGAGCGGGTGAATTTTGTTGTCAATGCACTGGATGAAAACACCGTCACCCTGGATGGCAACCATCCCCTGGCTGGGCTCGATTTGACGTATGAGGTTGAACTGGTGAAGTTTCATTGAAAAAAAGGAATGAATAATAGAAACCCCCGCTTGCTGCAGGCATGCGGGGGTTTCTTGTTTGCAACAGCTGTATATTTATATCAGCCCTTACTTCTCATCAGTTCAGGCACCCATCAGCTACTCATATCCATCGGAATGTCACCAAGACCACGGTCAATATCAGTGGTGATATTTTCAATGACCTTGGAAACGCCATCTTTTTCCAGAGTCAGGGTATAGGTCCTGTCATCACCCAGACCGTCGAGCCAGAAATCACCAAAATTATTGGTTGTCTCTGTGAATGTCTCCCCACTGTCATTATCCTTTAACGTACATGTTGCACCGATAATGACCTCCTTGGCAGATGGATCATACAGAGTTCCCGCGATGAATTTCTTGGGTAATCCCTTGTAATAGACTCTTGATTTTGTGCCGGCTCCAGGGTTGAGAAGTTCCGCGTCTTTGATAAAGTCAGCAAACTCCTCCTCTTCGCCGAAGCGCAGGGCCTCGGTGGGACACTGGTCAACACAGCGGGGTACTGTCCACTCATCATCGTTGTCGAGCAGATGGGTGCAGCCTGTACATTTCTGTGCGATATTGAGCTGCTCGTTGAAATAGATGGAATTGTGGGGGCAGGTATCCGCGCATATCTTGCAGCCGATGCATTTTACCGGGTCGATGATGACAATGCCGTCATCACGCTTGTAGATGGCATCAGCTTTGCAATCAGCAATACAGGGAGCATCATCACAATGGTTACACATGAAGGGTGTATAAGTAACCTTCACGTGTGGAACATGTCCCCTGACCTTTTCCGTAAGCCCGATCCAGAACTGTCCAGTATCCGGCTGGGGTTTGGCGTAGGGGGTCCAGTCATTGGCTACATGCTCGTCTTTGCAGGCAATCTGGCAGCAGTAGCAACCATTACAAATGGACAGGTCTACGGTAAAAACTTTCATTATTTATCACCTCCATCAACAATCCAGGCATCAAAACGAAGCCCTGCTGCCGGGTCATATTTTCTTGCAAATGCTTCAGGGTAATCTCTTCTCCACTGGTCCATCTCTTCTCCACTGACCTTCTGGACTTCAACCAGGTAGCCGCCACCGATCTGGCCGACGCAGTTTTCTGAAGTAATGGCTCCAGGGGTAATGGTGTTAATGGCACCACCACGTTCAATCTCACCGGTTTTGATGGGATCGTGTCTTGCTCCATGGTCCACATAGGTAACGCCGGGACGGACACGTTCCGTTACATAGGCTCCTGCCAGTACAATTCCACGTTCGTTGAAAACTTTGACAATATCACCGGTTTTGATACCTCGTTTTTCCGCTTCCGTCGGATGCATCCAACATGGTTCGTACTTGTATCCGTCGGGACCGGTGACCTTCATGGTCGGTGTTTCACGGGTCCAGGTGATATCGTCACACTGGGCATGGACACGCCAGCGGCCATGGTTGGACATGATGAGAAGCGGGAACATCTTTGCCCGATGACTCGACAGTCTTTCATCATGGTTATGACTCTTTTCGACCCAGCGAGGAATGGGGCCGCGTTCCTTGTCATCCGGATAGGCTTTGGCCAGAGCCTCGGAGTAGAACTCCAGTTTACCGGTGGGAGTATTGAGTTTATGTTTCTCAGGATCATTGTAAAATTCCCTGAATCCTGGAGGATCATCTTCCCAGTCAGGGGCTGTATTATAGATCCAGTAGCTTTTTTCCTTCAGCTGTTCCCAGGAAACCAGTTTCTCGCCACCCATATACCCCCAGATTGCCTTCTGCAGGTCTTCGGTAGTTTTTCCATCAGTCATCTGGTCATACATCCCTTCAAACTGTTTGGCGACTTCACGGACACATTCGGCATCACTTTTTGATTCTCCGATTGGCTCAATGGCTTTTTCCGTGATCATGATATTGGGCTGCATGGTACCCTGGCGGATATTAGTGACAATATCGTCTACTTCCATATAGGTATTGGCCGGTAATACGATGTCACCGTAAATACAGTCATTTTCAAACCAGGGGTGCTGAACGACAATACATTCGATTTCAGGACTCTGCATGGCCAGTTCTGTTTCATGACCGTAATTCCAGCAGGTAATTCTGCAGGGACTGTCGGCCCAGATCATATGGATCCTTGAACCTTTTTTCTCCTCCTCGATGGGAAAAACATAATGCTCAAACTGGTCATGGACCAGGGCATTCTGAGCACCGGTTCCCCTGAACGTGACTGGTTCATCGGAGAGGATTGCATTCTGGATCAGAGTCTTGGGGATAACCTGCTGCTGCCATGCCGAAACGGCACTGAGAACAGGCAGGGCAAGGCGCTCTTCAATCTCTGGATTCCAGAAGAAGGTTCCCCCCAGTCCTTCCGCTCTCGGTAGTCCGAAATAGGTGAACTGGTGCTGGTGGACACCGGGGCCACCAAGGCCCTGCATCCCAAGAAGAATGCACTCAAGACGGGCGGGTTCATGGGAGAAGGGCCCCCTGATGAAACCGCCTCCGAAATAGTGGGCGATTGAGGTGGTTTTCGCTGCGAACTCACGGGCCAGGGCCTTGATGGTCCAGACCGGGACACCGCATTTTTCCGAAGCCCATTCAGGGGTCTTCGGCACATCGTCCTCCTTACCGAGAACATAGTCTGCTACTTTGTCCATACCCACGGTATGGGTTTTGACATACTCCTTGTCGTAGGTGCCTTCCGTGAGCCACATGTAAATAATGGCAAGCTGGAGAGCGGCATCGGTGTTGGGCAGGACCGGAATCCATTTGTCCGCATGGATGGCGGCACCGTAGTTGCAGTCCGGACAGATATAGACCTGCTTGATACCTATTTCGGTGAAATAGTAGCAGAGACGGCTGGCAAACTGGCCGACAAAACCCCAGGGAGTGGTTTCAGGATCACAGCCCCAGAAGAGGACCATGTCCGCATGCTCAATGGTGTCTTTGACGATATTTGCCGCCGGATACATGATGCCTTGGGCGCCCTGGCCCCAGACATGTTTGGCTCCCCAGTACCAGCCTTCCCAGCTGTCAGGGTTTCTTACCTGCAGGGTAAAGCCTCCCAGGTATTCCAGCAGTACACCCGGATGTCCGTGGGGCGTGTTGATGGTTTTACATTCACCGTGACCGTCACCCTGCATGAGGATGGCGTTATAACCATATTTTTTATGAACCCGCCTGATTTCATCGGCAATAAGCTTGGTTGCCTCGTCCCAGGAAATTCGCACATATTTTGATTTACCGCGGTTCTGCGTATTTCTCTCTCCATTAGGATCCCAGTCCACCCGTTTCATGGGAAACTGAATACGATTGGGAGAGTAGACGCGTTTTTTATAGGCGAGGGAGAAGGGGCCGGGAAGCGATTTCCAGGTTGGCTCGATGGTCTTGCCGTTACGCTCCATTTTCCACTGGCGAACCTCTTCTTTTTTGTATTTCCAACCGTACCGCATTGGCCGGATACGGACAATCTTACCGTCTTTGACATCCACCATACCTTCGGCTCCACCACCGAAGTAACCGCCGAGGCCAAGGGATCTCAAGACTGTTTTGTCTTTTGTTTTGATTGGTTTCATCGATACTTATCTCCTCTGGGAAAAATTACAGAACCAGCATGCTGCTCTCTGCATGCTGAGTCGCCCATCACGCCAGCTGTATGAAAAATTACATGCAATTAAGATGCATATACATATTCTCTGCAAAAGTAGTGCAAGAAATTATGGTCCAGTTTTACATGAAATCCCTGGGCTGTCAATGTTTTTTTGGTTAAATTCCGGCTGTAAAGGATAGATAATTGGTAGCTACGCAAAAGTAGAAATTCTGGATTGCATGTAATAATGGGATATTGGGGGTGTTCCTGACTAATTCAAGCGTTTTTTTCTCCTGCTCCTGATTCGCTGGCCAGTCGGACACGGGTCTTTACAGGTTGCACAGACACCAGAACATCTACTGCCGCCACGGGTTCCACAGCCATAACCACAGGTGCCGCATCCGAGAGGGGGATGGATTCCATTGCCGCTCAGACGGAAACTGAAACCGTCACTTTCAATAGAAATTGGACCATACTTTTTGAGGAGAATGCGATCTATGACATATGTAATGCCATCCAGTTCGATGACAGTGTCGTTGGAAAGGGCTTCTTCAAAGGCGAGTCCGAAAGAGCGCATGCCGCAGCCACCCATTTTCAGGAAAATTCTGACGGGTGAGTTTTTCCTTGTCTTGAGGTGATCCGCTATGGTTTTGTGGGCGATCGGACTTATTTTCAGGGATTTCACGAGTTTCACGTCTCCTTTATTGTAATTGGTCACAGGATTTGTAACTCTGTGTTTTCATCTACCTTAACCCTGATTACTTACCCTTGATTTACTGATACCTGAGTCCTGCGATTGGCAAGTCTGGAGTTTGCGCTTACCAACCAAAGATGGAGGTACCTATGGAGCTGGAGTTCAGGATCCAGGCGGTATTTCAGGTAAATACCAAAAGGTAGCCTGATAAGGAGTATCTACTGTATAATATATTGCATGTAAAATGAGTGTCAAGGGTTCCTGAGAAGGATTCCCGGGTTACGACATCCGGCCGACCGGGGCGATTATTTTTCGATTTTCCATGGTCCGGCAGGTCTGATGTTTAGTTGACAGAGTTCCCTGA
The DNA window shown above is from Desulfomarina profundi and carries:
- a CDS encoding PAS domain-containing protein — translated: MVESKNLLKTFARQIHALELKNQHLKESLQELKKKTDLFQNLIEYGVDAIFCGDPGGNIIYANQRASTLTGYSNPELLSMNMSQLFSQEERRRAPLRYDRLRQGKTVITERLLTRRDGSMVSVEMNSRMMPDGTYHSFFRDISERKEADKALRVSEEKFSRVFRLSPDVIVLSRLEDGLYLEVNRDLPKHWAGHLKKP
- a CDS encoding MFS transporter, with protein sequence MDETGLYDCPMPETFRDKAGMLVFLAWLFYLGFVARMLFAPLMPEIEAELGISHSDAGMLFLMMSSGYLLAPLCSGFISSRIEHLGTLKLSAWLTGLALLPFSFITTREGIGLLLMIVGFAGSLHLPSAIATITAEIQRSDWGKGLSVHQLARR
- a CDS encoding MFS transporter, with amino-acid sequence MIVATLLQWFTWRTILLIWAGIALITAFVYTMKGKGGAFPGKEITIKNAKEVGSNPSFWIMVLLFAMAVGGNAGIFAMLPLFFVTERGFDLTSANIIIGLSQLSGILFVFLAGWLTDRVGQKTVMAATLFFTAILTILLAVVKGKMLVIVLFLQPAVLSAFFPAGFAAISRTALPALRSVTNSLGPPLSFLLGGGLMPVIIGYMAESYSFSSGILLAGCFMMMGPLCVFFLRLGESDELDGC
- a CDS encoding two-component system sensor histidine kinase NtrB; protein product: MGWTSEEAVGHRTTPGDLDIWRNSEDRKKLIADITAHGEVTDLKAEFKHKDGHIVIGLMSARVIEIDDTPCILSVTRDITEQIHAMEKKKAFEKQMLQVQKLESLGVLAGGIAHDFNNILTAVIGHCELAQQRLSTESPALENLRQINMAAGRAADLANQMLAYSGKGKFVIEPLDISGIISEMMHILSVSVSKKAILRYDLARDLPSVEADATQLRQIVMNLVINGSDAIGDENGVIAISTGVMECDRSYLQNVQLEADLSPGRYVFFEVADTGCGMTQETMLRIFEPFFSTKFTGRGLGMAAVLGIVRGHGGAIKIYSEVDKGSTFKVLLPSSTLVPVKPAITPDISP
- a CDS encoding cyclase family protein; translation: MTAVTTDPYSGLQMVELSHLWGHNAPSMPGIPDVIMYRSVKHAQHGVMAQRLKMIMHSGTHMNSPLHLIQKGAGAADIPLEHFFGNGVILDIPKKRWELVTAADLEKATPVIQENDFVVIVTGWHEKYSDSLEYFGESPGLSKEGAQWLVDKGCKLVAMDTPQIDHPLATSLGPHRGGPLMNRLTAKYEDETGLDPKKEHPEWNIAHKTILAAGIPTIEQVGGDVKTMVGKRATLYAAPWNWKHGDACQVRFVAITDPTGNCRIEPGKSE
- a CDS encoding cyclase family protein; this encodes MSLQIYNLSQPWGHHMPEWPSTPGINVHVKKFHAKDGVYMTEFEGIMHRGTHMDAPLHVTENTPCLMGYPLWRFFGTGVAVSIPKKKWEVITAEDLENARPKIREGDIVMINTGMHTKMADTDEYYAYSPGIYRDGAQWLVDKKVKMVGYDVQANDHPMATKLVDHGLGPTHPHLIEEYKEYFGRDPKEDFPDWEAGHKTLMVKGSIPGIENVGGDLNKVTGKRCTFMAFPWRWQGGEGCAIRVLAVIDPDQTFRFEKG
- a CDS encoding universal stress protein yields the protein MLQPIQSILFATDLTENCQAAYDFTLALATQFKATIYLLHVIEPLPENLDGRLKTLLGKHQWEDMVHSQQTNVRRSLLGKKSTNVVVREALTKFCNNSGIDESECDFQSREIIISDGDVEEEILKHARENECDLIVLGAHKTVFSKTSVGSKTKNVLKQAGVPVTVVPPRD
- a CDS encoding response regulator is translated as MVLLVDDEEIVRDIGKAMLRDFGFEILTAHDGKEALTVFRQHHRKISFVLMDLTMPHMDGEEAFRELRKIDPKVKVIICSGYNEQDVSQKFVGKGLAGFLKKPYQLQELQKMIRHLLEDPTD
- a CDS encoding glutaredoxin family protein, yielding MTGNRTIKLYALTTCSHCRAIKEMFETEGITFDYVDVDLLRGKERREMIEEVRKYNRRCSFPTLRVDDKVIVGYREKEIREALAAG